One Setaria viridis chromosome 7, Setaria_viridis_v4.0, whole genome shotgun sequence genomic region harbors:
- the LOC117862996 gene encoding receptor-like serine/threonine-protein kinase SD1-8, with protein sequence MGATMCSHLLLLSFMLLSPIAFAAGVADTIGTGRNITDSETLVSADGTFTLGFFSPGVSTKRYLGIWFSVSDDAVCWVANGDRPINSNSGVLVISNTGSLLLLDGGGQIVWSTNSSGASSAEAQLLDNGNLVVRDRGSSTILWQSFDHPSNTLLSGMKLGKNIWTGAEWYLTSWRSGDDPSPGAYHRVLDTSGLPDLIVLQGHVRTYRTGPWNGRWFSGVPEVTTYMDLVTRQVTTSPGEISYGYTAKPGAPLSRVVLTETGMAKRLVWDAGTRMWQTFFQGPRDVCDAYGKCGAFGLCDAGAAAKSFCNCLTGFNPASPSAWSLRDTSGGCRRKVKLDCANGTTTDGFLLVRGVKLPDTHNATVNMSTTVEDCMARCLADCSCVAYAAADIQGGDVRSGCVMWRDDIIDLRYVDKGQDLYLRLAKSELPAPSPRRPFPTAPVVGASAATVAVVLIILVALFVIRRRRKPIISVFHSSSTVPSTEGHSAAPSQPSIGQGSPAPTVHSVELSFLKKVTNDFSIHNTIGRGGFSVVFEGNLPDGRKVAVKKLTQSSATDDGSEIFMREVKVMSNLKHENLAQLLAYCKEGNERILVYEYMKNRSLNIYIFASDRTRRALLNWEKRLEIIVGVAKGVAYLHGLSKEVIHRDLKPSNILLDDNWRAKIADFGTAKVFVDGQTNPTQVQTAGYTAPEYAAHGRLTLKCDVYSFGVVLLEIISGQRNNASPTLISDAQESWNQHKIKEDLLDAAVAQPEPETLLELERCVQIGLLCVQQSPADRTSMAEVVAMLTTNSSSSRIRQSDRQVIDGMAASSPLREANLSTQEDASGAQGDSIYLT encoded by the exons ATGGGTGCAACAATGTGCAgccaccttctcctcctctcgtTCATGCTACTTTCTCCCATagccttcgccgccggcgtcgccgacACGATCGGCACGGGCCGCAACATCACCGACAGCGAGACGCTCGTCTCAGCCGACGGGACATTCACCTTGGGTTTCTTCTCTCCCGGGGTGTCAACTAAGAGATACCTCGGCATCTGGTTCTCCGTATCCGACGACGCCGTCTGCTGGGTGGCAAACGGTGACCGCCCCATCAATAGCAACTCTGGCGTGCTGGTGATCAGCAACACGGGAAGCCTTCTCCTGCTAGATGGCGGGGGCCAGATCGTGTGGTCGACGAACTCGAGCGGCGCCTCTTCAGCGGAGGCTCAGCTGCTTGACAACGGCAACCTGGTCGTGCGCGACCGAGGCAGCAGCACCATCCTGTGGCAATCGTTCGATCACCCGTCGAACACCTTGCTGTCCGGCATGAAGCTGGGCAAGAACATATGGACCGGCGCCGAGTGGTACCTCACGTCGTGGCGTTCCGGCGATGACCCGTCGCCGGGAGCCTACCACCGCGTGCTGGACACGAGCGGGCTACCCGACCTCATCGTATTGCAGGGCCATGTCAGGACTTACCGCACTGGCCCGTGGAACGGCCGGTGGTTCAGCGGCGTTCCGGAGGTTACGACGTACATGGACTTGGTCACGCGCCAGGTGACGACGAGCCCGGGGGAGATATCCTATGGCTACACTGCTAAGCCCGGCGCTCCCCTGAGTCGTGTCGTGCTGACGGAGACCGGCATGGCCAAGCGCCTGGTGTGGGACGCGGGCACCCGGATGTGGCAGACCTTCTTCCAGGGGCCGAGGGACGTCTGCGACGCCTACGGCAAGTGCGGGGCGTTCGGCCTGTgcgacgccggcgcggccgccaaGTCGTTCTGCAACTGCCTAACGGGGTTCAACcccgcgtcgccgtcggcgtgGTCGTTGAGGGATACCTCGGGCGGATGCCGGCGAAAAGTGAAGCTGGACTGTGCCAACGGAACGACGACGGACGGTTTCTTGCTAGTGCGTGGGGTGAAGCTTCCGGACACACACAACGCGACGGTGAACATGAGCACCACGGTGGAGGATTGCATGGCGAGGTGCCTCGCCGACTGTTCGTGCGTGGCCTACGCCGCTGCGGACATCCAGGGTGGGGATGTCCGTAGCGGCTGCGTCATGTGGAGGGATGATATCATCGATCTTCGGTACGTGGACAAAGGGCAGGATCTGTACCTGAGGCTGGCCAAGTCTGAGCTCCCGGCGCCCTCGCCACGGCGGCCATTTCCTACTGCGCCGGTTGTTGGTGCATCAGCAGCGACCGTCGCCGTTGTTCTCATTATTTTGGTTGCCCTATTTGTGATAAGGAGGCGCCGGAAACCTATAATCTCAG TTTTTCATAGTTCTTCCACTGTCCCTTCTACTGAAGGGCACAGTGCTGCTCCGTCCCAACCTTCTATTGGACAGGGCAGTCCTGCTCCAACCGTCCATTCTGTTGAACTGTCTTTTCTGAAGAAGGTTACAAATGATTTCTCCATACACAATACCATTGGTCGAGGAGGATTCAGCGTCGTCTTTGAG GGGAATTTACCTGATGGTAGAAAGGTTGCTGTAAAGAAGCTCACACAGTCTTCTGCTACCGATGACGGCAGTGAAATTTTCATGAGAGAAGTGAAAGTGATGTCAAATCTCAAGCATGAAAATCTTGCTCAGCTCCTTGCTTATTGCAAGGAAGGAAATGAGCGCATACTAGTCTACGAGTACATGAAGAACAGAAGTTTGAACATTTACATATTTG CAAGCGATCGCACACGCCGCGCATTGTTGAATTGGGAGAAGAGGCTAGAAATCATTGTAGGAGTTGCCAAAGGGGTTGCTTATCTTCATGGACTAAGCAAGGAAGTGATACACAGGGACCTGAAACCATCCAACATACTTTTAGATGACAATTGGAGAGCCAAGATTGCAGATTTTGGAACAGCGAAAGTGTTCGTCGATGGCCAAACAAATCCGACACAAGTACAAACAGC GGGATACACGGCTCCAGAGTACGCAGCGCATGGGCGCTTGACACTGAAGTGTGACGTGTATAGCTTCGGAGTCGTCCTGCTAGAGATCATCAGTGGCCAAAGGAACAATGCCAGCCCAACGCTCATTTCCGAT GCCCAGGAATCTTGGAATCAACATAAGATCAAGGAGGACCTCCTCGACGCAGCCGTGGCCCAACCGGAGCCTGAGACTCTCCTTGAGCTGGAGAGATGCGTGCAGATCGGTCTCCTCTGCGTGCAGCAATCGCCGGCCGACAGGACATCCATGGCTGAAGTAGTCGCGATGCTGACGACGAACAGCAGCAGTTCACGGATCCGCCAGTCGGATAGGCAGGTGATCGACGGCATGGCCGCGTCGTCTCCTCTCCGCGAAGCCAACCTCTCGACGCAGGAGGACGCGTCTGGCGCACAAGGCGACTCCATCTATCTCACTTAG
- the LOC117862741 gene encoding uncharacterized protein, with protein sequence MANSILLVLLPLFLVLTALSANAASDILSKGRNITDGDTLVSAGGSFSLGFFSSGLPNKRYLGIWFSVSKDAICWVANRDRPLVDTSGVLLITDAGSLLLLDGSGQVVWSSNTTGATAPASAWLLESGNLVVSDRRSSAVLWQSFDHPSNTLLPGMKIGKNLWTGAVWYLSSWRSAGDPSPGRYRYTTDTRGVPENVLWDGDAERYRTGPWNGLWFSGVPEMTTYSDMFTYELTVSSGEITYSYAAKPGAPFSRLLLTDGGAVQRLVWDASTRAWKSFFQGPRDVCDAYGKCGAFGVCDAGAASTSFCSCARGFSPASPAEWRMRDASSGCRRNVTLDCAGNGTTTDGFLRLRGVKLADTNNASADTGVTLEECGARCLANCSCVAYAPADIRGGGAGSGCIMWTDGLVDLRSVDGGQDIYLRSAKSELDVIKPPRRPFRTPLVVGASIASIVVIFLVILMIFFLIRRCLRPRISAARSIQPIPAPTVPSVELCSMKAATNDFHKHNIIGRGGFGIVYEGCLSDGKKVAVKRLIIRSSHTGDECEKAFDREVELMSKLRHGNLVQLLAYCKDGNERLLIYEYMKNRSLNFYIHGKNPELRATLNWEQRLEIIIGIADGIAYLHKGLNKGVIHRDIKPSNILLDGNWRPKVADFGTAKTFIEDQTNPTLFQTPGYTAPEYAMQGYLTLKCDVYSFGVVLLEIISGPRDRTMPPLILDAWKSWNQNRIMDLLDSAVKKPEPDELLLKLERCVQIGLLCVQQLPDDRPTMSAVVTMLNSGSPEINPPKMTMFNRRTGSLLHDADFSKQEASSIGTHSITVDPARITIHDCRCTAAKRKNLHLYVVVDDQDKAYSVHNLDVAGADRQPASPDPDRLPEPLFLLEVSLTPGQLPHCPVSETRELPCARARHLMASSIMEAQTTTRFPNHPAMIFPVLLLFLRASAAAIASDTLSNGGNITDGETLVSASGSFTLGFFSPTGVPAKRYLGIWFTASPDAVCWVANRDTPLSNTTSGVLVLGSTGILRLLDGSGQTAWSSNTTSPAPAVAQAQLLDSGNLVVRGQSIGGGGVLWQSFDHPSNTLLAGMRLGKNPQTGAEWSLTSWRAPNDPTPGECRRVMDTKGLPDCVSWQGNVKKYRTGPWNGLWFSGVPEMASYSELFSNQVVVRPDEIAYIFNATADAPFSRLVLSEVGVLQRLAWDPASRVWNTFAQAPRDVCDDYAMCGAFGMCNVNTASTLFCSCIVGFSPVNPTQWSMRESGGGCRRNVPLECGNGTTTDGFMAVRGVKLPDTDNTTVDMSSTLDECRARCFANCSCVAYAAADIQGGGAGSGCVMWMNYIVDVRYVDKGQDLYVRLAKSEFAKEKRMDVARIVLPVLASALALTSAGLYLVWICRLRGQRRNKNIQKKEILGYLNASNELGDENLELPFVSFGDIITATNNFSEANMLGQGGFGKVYKGMLDENKEVAIKRLGQGSGQGVEEFRNEVVLIAKLQHRNLVRLLGCCIHGDEKLLIYEYLSNKSLDSFIFDAASKKVLDWPTRFKIIKGISRGLIYLHQDSRLTIIHRDLKPSNILLDADMSPKISDFGMARIFGGNQHEANTNRVVGTYGYMSPEYAMDGAFSVKSDTYSFGVILLEIISGLKISLTHITDFPNLLAYAWSLWKEGKAMNLLDSSLVGSCSPNEALRCIHIGLLCVQDNPNSRPLMSSVVFMLENETTALSAPKQPVYFSQRYSEAQETGENTSSSMNNMSVTVLEGR encoded by the exons ATGGCAAACAGCATTCTCCTGGTTCTCTTGCCTCTCTTCCTCGTTCTCACAGCTCTTTCTGCCAATGCTGCGTCTGATATCCTCAGTAAGGGCCGCAACATCACCGACGGCGACACGCTCGTGTCGGCCGGAGGGTCATTCAGCCTCGGCTTCTTCTCATCCGGGTTGCCAAACAAGAGATACCTTGGGATCTGGTTCTCTGTCTCCAAGGATGCTATCTGCTGGGTAGCCAACCGTGACCGGCCACTCGTCGACACTTCCGGGGTGCTGCTGATCACTGACGCAGGGAGTCTTCTCTTGCTCGACGGGTCCGGTCAAGTCGTGTGGTCATCGAACACGACTGGCGCCACCGCGCCAGCTTCGGCGTGGCTGCTCGAGTCGGGCAACCTCGTCGTGAGTGACCGGAGGAGCAGCGCCGTCCTGTGGCAGTCGTTCGACCACCCGTCGAACACCTTGCTCCCCGGCATGAAGATCGGCAAGAACCTGTGGACCGGGGCCGTGTGGTACCTCTCGTCGTGGCGTTCGGCCGGTGACCCGTCGCCGGGGAGGTACCGGTACACGACCGACACGAGGGGCGTGCCCGAGAACGTCCTCTGGGACGGCGACGCCGAGAGGTACCGGACGGGTCCGTGGAACGGGCTGTGGTTCAGCGGCGTCCCGGAGATGacgacgtactcggacatgttCACGTACGAGCTCACCGTCAGCTCCGGCGAGATCACGTACAGCTACGCCGCCAAGCCCGGCGCACCCTTCTCCCGGTTGCTGCTCACCGACGGCGGGGCGGTGCAGCGCCTGGTGTGGGACGCGAGCACGCGCGCGTGGAAGAGCTTCTTCCAGGGGCCGAGGGACGTCTGCGACGCGTACGGCAAGTGCGGCGCGTTCGGCGTGTGCGACGCCGGCGCGGCGTCCACGTCGTTCTGCAGCTGCGCCCGGGGGTTCAGCCCCGCGTCCCCCGCGGAGTGGAGGATGAGGGATGCCTCGAGCGGGTGCCGCCGGAACGTGACGCTGGACTGCGCCGGCAACGGGACGACGACGGACGGGTTCTTGCGGCTGCGAGGGGTGAAGCTCGCCGACACGAACAACGCGTCGGCGGACACGGGCGTGACGTTGGAGGAGTGCGGCGCGAGGTGCCTGGCCAACTGCTCCTGCGTGGCCTACGCTCCTGCGGACatccgcggaggcggcgccgggagCGGCTGCATCATGTGGACGGACGGCCTTGTCGATCTACGATCCGTAGATGGAGGCCAAGACATCTACCTGAGGTCTGCAAAGTCTGAACTAG ATGTCATCAAACCACCCCGCCGGCCATTTCGTACTCCACTGGTGGTTGGTGCATCCATAGCTTCCATCGTTGTAATTTTCCTTGTTATTTTGATGATTTTCTTTCTGATCAGGAGATGCTTGAGACCTAGAATATCAG CTGCTCGCAGTATTCAGCCTATTCCTGCTCCGACTGTCCCTTCCGTTGAACTGTGTAGCATGAAGGCGGCGACAAACGATTTCCACAAACACAATATCATTGGCCGAGGTGGATTTGGCATCGTTTATGAG GGGTGCCTATCAGATGGGAAGAAGGTTGCCGTTAAGAGGCTGATTATACGGTCTTCGCATACCGGTGATGAATGCGAGAAGGCTTTCGATAGAGAAGTCGAACTGATGTCAAAGCTCAGGCATGGAAACCTTGTTCAGCTACTTGCTTATTGTAAGGATGGAAACGAGCGTCTACTGATCTACGAGTACATGAAGAATAGGAGCCTTAATTTCTATATACATG GAAAAAACCCTGAACTCCGTGCTACTCTGAATTGGGAGCAAAGGCTGGAAATAATTATTGGGATTGCAGATGGCATTGCTTATCTTCACAAAGGACTAAACAAGGGAGTCATTCACAGGGATATAAAACCATCTAATATACTTTTGGATGGCAACTGGAGGCCAAAGGTAGCAGATTTTGGCACCGCAAAAACGTTCATTGAAGATCAGACAAACCCAACATTGTTTCAGACACC GGGGTATACAGCTCCAGAgtatgcaatgcaagggtacCTGACGCTGAAATGCGATGTGTACAGCTTCGGAGTTGTCCTGCTGGAGATAATAAGTGGTCCAAGGGATAGAACCATGCCACCACTCATTCTTGAT GCTTGGAAGTCATGGAATCAGAATAGGATCATGGATCTCCTCGATTCAGCTGTGAAAAAGCCTGAGCCTGATGAGCTCTTGCTTAAACTAGAGAGATGTGTCCAGATAGGCCTTCTCTGTGTGCAGCAACTGCCCGATGACAGGCCTACGATGTCCGCAGTGGTTACAATGTTAAACAGTGGAAGTCCAGAGATTAACCCGCCAAAAATGACAATGTTCAACAGAAGAACTGGATCACTTTTACACGACGCAGATTTCTCAAAGCAGGAAGCATCCAGCATTGGCACACATAGCATCACGGTCGAT CCCGCTCGGATCACGATTCACGACTGCCGCTGCACGGCGGCCAAGAGGAAGAATCTCCATCTCTACGTGGTTGTGGACGACCAGGACAAGGCATACAGCGTGCATAACCTGGACGTCGCCGGCGCGGATCGACAGCCCGCGTCCCCGGATCCCGACCGCCTCCCGGAGCCTCTTTTCCTCCTAGAAGTTTCCCTGACGCCCGGACAGTTACCA CACTGTCCAGTGAGTGAGACAAGGGAGCTTCCTTGTGCAAGGGCGAGGCATCTGATGGCATCATCCATTATGGAGGCACAAACAACCACCAGATTTCCCAACCATCCCGCCATGATTTTCCCCGTGCTCTTGCTTTTTCTCAGAGCCTCGGCCGCTGCCATTGCATCCGACACGCTCAGCAACGGCGGCAACATCACCGACGGCGAGACGCTGGTCTCGGCCAGCGGCTCCTTCACCCTGGGCTTCTTCTCCCCTACCGGGGTGCCAGCCAAGAGATACCTCGGCATATGGTTCACCGCGTCGCCGGACGCTGTCTGCTGGGTGGCCAACCGCGACACCCCGCTCAGCAACACCACCTCCGGCGTACTGGTGCTCGGCAGCACGGGGATCCTTCGCCTCCTCGACGGCTCTGGACAGACCGCGTGGTCTTCGAACACAACGAGCCCTGCTCCTGCCGTGGCGCAGGCGCAGCTGCTCGACTCCGGCAACCTGGTCGTGCGCGGGCagagcatcggcggcggcggcgtgctgtgGCAGTCGTTCGATCACCCGTCGAACACCTTGCTCGCCGGCATGAGGCTCGGCAAGAACCCGCAGACCGGCGCCGAGTGGTCGCTCACGTCGTGGCGCGCGCCCAACGACCCGACGCCGGGGGAGTGCCGCCGGGTCATGGACACCAAGGGACTCCCGGACTGCGTCTCGTGGCAAGGCAACGTCAAGAAGTACCGAACGGGACCCTGGAACGGCCTCTGGTTCAGCGGCGTCCCGGAGATGGCGTCGTACTCGGAGCTCTTCTCCAACCAGGTCGTCGTCCGCCCCGACGAGATCGCGTACATCTTCAACGCCACGGCCGACGCGCCCTTCTCCCGGCTCGTGCTGAGCGAGGTCGGCGTGCTGCAGCGGCTGGCGTGGGACCCGGCCAGCCGCGTGTGGAACACCTTCGCGCAGGCGCCGAGGGACGTGTGCGACGACTACGCCATGTGCGGCGCCTTCGGCATGTGCAACGTGAACACGGCGTCCACGCTGTTCTGCAGCTGCATCGTGGGGTTCAGCCCCGTGAACCCGACGCAGTGGTCGATGAGGGAGTCCGGTGGCGGGTGCCGGAGGAACGTGCCGCTGGAGTGCGGCAACGGGACGACGACGGACGGGTTCATGGCGGTGCGGGGAGTGAAGCTCCCGGACACGGACAACACGACGGTAGACATGAGCTCGACGCTGGATGAGTGCAGAGCAAGGTGCTTCGCCAACTGCTCGTGCGtggcctacgccgccgccgacatccAGGGAGGAGGCGCTGGCAGTGGCTGCGTCATGTGGATGAATTACATTGTTGACGTCCGGTACGTAGACAAGGGGCAGGATCTATACGTGAGGTTGGCAAAATCTGAATTTG CTAAAGAGAAGAGGATGGATGTGGCAAGAATCGTGCTTCCAGTTCTGGCGTCTGCTCTCGCACTTACATCCGCAGGCTTGTACCTTGTTTGGATATGCAGGCTTAGAG GCCAACGACGAAACAAGAATATTCAGAAGAAAGAGATTCTAGGATACTTGAACGCTTCAAATGAACTTGGTGATGAAAACCTAGAGCTTCCATTTGTTAGCTTTGGGGATATTATTACTGCAACAAATAATTTTTCTGAAGCCAATATGCTTGGACAAGGTGGATTTGGGAAGGTTTATAag GGTATGCTGGACGAGAACAAAGAAGTTGCAATCAAAAGGCTTGGTCAGGGTTCTGGACAAGGTGTAGAGGAATTCAGAAATGAAGTTGTTCTGATTGCCAAATTGCAGCATAGAAACCTTGTCAGACTTCTTGGTTGCTGCATTCATGGAGATGAGAAGTTGCTAATTTACGAATATTTATCAAACAAAAGCTTGGATTCCTTCATTTTTG ATGCTGCGAGTAAAAAAGTCCTTGATTGGCCAACAAGGTTCAAGATAATCAAAGGAATATCAAGGGGGCTTATTTACCTCCACCAGGATTCAAGATTGACAATAATTCACAGAGATCTCAAACCAAGCAACATACTGTTGGATGCAGATATGAGCCCTAAGATATCAGATTTCGGTATGGCAAGAATCTTTGGAGGAAACCAGCATGAAGCAAATACAAATCGAGTTGTTGGGACATA TGGTTACATGTCTCCTGAATATGCAATGGATGGTGCCTTTTCTGTCAAGTCTGATACGTACAGCTTTGGTGTCATACTCTTGGAGATCATAAGTGGTTTGAAGATTAGTTTAACTCACATCACAGACTTCCCAAATCTACTAGCTTAT GCTTGGAGCTTATGGAAAGAAGGAAAGGCAATGAATCTGCTGGATTCATCCCTTGTTGGGAGTTGTTCACCAAATGAAGCTTTGAGATGTATCCACATAGGACTCTTGTGCGTGCAAGACAATCCAAATAGTAGGCCACTCATGTCATCAGTGGTGTTCATGCTGGAGAATGAAACTACAGCACTTTCAGCCCCAAAACAGCCTGTTTATTTCTCACAGAGGTATTCTGAAGCCCAGGAAACAGGAGAAAACACTAGTAGCTCTATGAATAACATGAGCGTGACAGTGTTAGAGGGACGCTAG
- the LOC117863598 gene encoding G-type lectin S-receptor-like serine/threonine-protein kinase At4g27290, producing MEAIYSHLLLFSLLLLSTKKLAFAADILGKGSNITDGETLVSSDGTFMMGFFSPGASTKRYLGIWFSVSTDAVVWVANRERPVNDKAGALVVSDTGSLLLLDGSRQIAWSSNSTSTSPVEAQLLNSGNLVVRNRGSATILWQSFDYPSNAMLSGMKVGKDFWDGVEWFLTSWHSPDDPSPGAFRRLLDTSGLPDNVVWKSNAKTFRTGPWNGLWFSGIPEVLTYTNLIEYQMEITSRQVTYGYIVKPGAPLTYVVLTETGDVNRLVWDSSTRSWQTQYHGPRDICDNYGKCGEFGVCNASAASTSFCSCLKGFSPVSPSEWKVREASGGCQRNVRLDCDGKQPTTDWSG from the coding sequence ATGGAAGCAATCTACAGCCACCTTCTCCTCTTCTCACTCTTGCTACTTTCTACCAAAAAGTTAGCCTTTGCGGCGGACATTCTCGGCAAGGGCAGCAACATTACTGATGGCGAGACACTCGTCTCGTCTGATGGCACATTCATGATGGGATTCTTCTCCCCCGGGGCTTCAACCAAGAGGTACCTCGGGATCTGGTTCTCGGTGTCTACAGACGCTGTTGTCTGGGTGGCCAACCGTGAGCGCCCTGTTAACGACAAGGCCGGCGCGTTGGTGGTCAGCGACACGGGGAGCCTTCTCCTGCTGGACGGCTCCAGGCAGATCGCGTGGTCATCCAACTCCACCAGCACATCGCCAGTGGAGGCCCAGCTCCTAAACTCCGGCAACCTAGTGGTGCGCAACAGAGGCAGCGCCACCATCCTGTGGCAATCGTTCGACTACCCGTCGAACGCCATGCTGTCCGGCATGAAGGTGGGCAAGGACTTCTGGGACGGAGTGGAGTGGTTCCTCACGTCGTGGCATTCGCCCGATGACCCGTCTCCTGGCGCCTTCCGCCGCCTGCTCGACACTAGCGGGCTACCCGACAATGTCGTGTGGAAAAGCAACGCCAAGACGTTCCGCACGGGCCCGTGGAACGGCTTGTGGTTCAGCGGCATTCCAGAGGTGCTGACCTACACGAACTTGATCGAGTACCAGATGGAGATCACTTCGCGGCAGGTAACCTACGGGTACATTGTCAAACCTGGCGCCCCCTTAACCTATGTCGTGTTGACGGAGACAGGGGACGTGAACCGCCTGGTGTGGGACTCCAGCACCCGGTCGTGGCAGACCCAATACCATGGGCCTAGGGACATCTGCGACAACTACGGCAAGTGTGGGGAGTTCGGTGTGTGCAACGCCAGCGCCGCATCGACGTCGTTCTGCAGCTGCCTCAAGGGGTTCAGCCCCGTGTCTCCCTCGGAGTGGAAGGTGAGGGAGGCCTCCGGCGGATGCCAGCGAAACGTGAGACTGGACTGTGATGGCAAGCAGCCGACCACGGACTGGTCTGGCTAA